In a single window of the Ferrimicrobium acidiphilum DSM 19497 genome:
- the murB gene encoding UDP-N-acetylmuramate dehydrogenase, giving the protein MSHNLQATIDRLRAVGFFVMEDAPFGARTTYRVGGVAAAGVELASVEELERLGSVLADCEETLSMFVLGRGSNVLVSDRGFSGLLISLGAGFSWLSQDGNRVELGAASPLPVMARRIAKLGLTGFSWAVGVPGSVGGAVRMNAGGHGHVLAETLEAALVIDLASEGSPSWREAKTLQLDYRSSSIQANQVVLAARLELGPGDPEVELMKVNEIVAWRRAHQPGGQNAGSVFVNPVSVPAARLIEECGLKGVRYRSASVSDKHANFIQADPGGSADDVYALMQTVRERVEHQTGMELTSEVRLVGFS; this is encoded by the coding sequence GTGTCACATAACCTCCAGGCTACGATCGATAGATTGCGGGCGGTCGGCTTTTTCGTCATGGAAGATGCCCCGTTCGGAGCAAGGACTACCTATCGTGTTGGTGGTGTGGCGGCAGCTGGAGTGGAGCTTGCATCTGTCGAGGAGCTAGAGCGGCTTGGATCTGTACTCGCAGATTGCGAGGAGACTTTGTCGATGTTCGTGCTTGGTCGTGGATCCAACGTTCTGGTGTCCGATCGAGGGTTCTCTGGTTTGCTCATCAGTTTGGGTGCTGGGTTCTCATGGTTAAGCCAGGATGGGAACCGGGTTGAGCTTGGTGCTGCCTCTCCGCTGCCGGTGATGGCACGTCGAATTGCAAAGTTAGGACTCACCGGGTTCAGCTGGGCGGTTGGTGTGCCCGGCAGTGTTGGTGGAGCCGTGCGCATGAACGCGGGTGGACATGGTCATGTGCTGGCTGAGACTTTGGAGGCGGCGCTGGTCATCGATCTGGCCTCTGAGGGATCACCCAGTTGGCGCGAGGCCAAGACGCTGCAGCTCGATTACCGTTCGTCTTCGATTCAAGCTAATCAGGTGGTACTTGCGGCGCGACTTGAGCTAGGCCCAGGTGATCCAGAGGTGGAGCTCATGAAGGTCAATGAGATCGTCGCCTGGCGACGGGCACATCAGCCTGGTGGTCAAAACGCAGGTTCGGTGTTCGTGAATCCGGTCAGCGTACCAGCAGCACGTTTGATCGAGGAGTGTGGACTCAAAGGAGTACGATACCGAAGTGCTTCGGTGTCGGACAAGCATGCAAATTTCATTCAGGCTGATCCGGGAGGTTCGGCCGATGATGTCTACGCCCTGATGCAAACCGTGCGAGAGCGTGTAGAGCACCAGACGGGAATGGAACTCACGTCGGAGGTGAGATTAGTGGGGTTTAGTTAG
- a CDS encoding Gfo/Idh/MocA family protein encodes MRVAVCGLGSHVAQVGVIPALRRSSWTQFLGGTTRSVETARKVLADNERRYPDYEAILNDPSVEAVYLPLPNDLHLDYLAKALAANKHVLCEKPLLTSEADYVKLERLVATSSCLVAEAFMSSYHPRLRSILDLVASGALGEIISVQTSFTGALSPLDGYRIDSTRGGGSLLDVGIYALHPIVALLGNAPSAISATVMPSETSPPIDLTTHCLLSYPHGVSAAFITSFISGESQNVRILTRRATIEVSRACTPSDEDTTWTITTADGTTIHDSRGYDPYQAMVDEVFEAFTDGREPSWNLSRAHQLATLLFRINETWRSGS; translated from the coding sequence GTGAGGGTTGCAGTCTGTGGCTTAGGTAGCCACGTTGCCCAAGTCGGCGTCATCCCTGCCCTCAGGAGATCGTCATGGACTCAGTTCTTAGGCGGCACTACAAGGTCGGTCGAGACTGCTCGGAAGGTGCTTGCCGACAACGAACGCCGCTATCCAGATTATGAGGCTATCCTCAACGACCCCTCGGTCGAGGCCGTCTATCTCCCACTACCCAACGATCTTCATCTCGACTATCTCGCCAAAGCGCTGGCGGCTAACAAGCATGTGCTCTGCGAGAAACCGCTTTTGACCTCAGAGGCTGACTATGTAAAGCTTGAGCGCTTGGTCGCCACCTCTAGCTGCCTGGTCGCCGAAGCCTTCATGAGCTCCTATCACCCAAGACTACGCTCGATCCTGGACCTGGTAGCCTCCGGTGCTTTGGGTGAGATCATTAGCGTACAAACCTCATTTACCGGCGCCCTCAGCCCACTCGACGGCTATAGGATCGATTCCACGCGAGGCGGGGGCTCGCTATTGGACGTAGGCATCTATGCCCTCCATCCAATCGTCGCACTCCTAGGAAACGCGCCATCCGCAATCTCGGCGACGGTGATGCCAAGCGAAACAAGCCCACCCATCGACCTCACTACGCATTGCCTGCTCTCCTACCCACACGGGGTGAGTGCGGCGTTCATAACATCCTTTATCAGCGGAGAATCCCAGAACGTTCGCATCCTTACCCGCCGGGCCACCATAGAGGTCAGCCGCGCATGCACTCCTAGTGATGAAGATACTACGTGGACGATCACTACTGCAGACGGAACAACTATCCACGATTCTCGCGGATACGACCCCTATCAGGCGATGGTCGATGAGGTATTTGAGGCATTCACTGACGGACGCGAGCCCTCCTGGAACCTCTCCCGCGCGCACCAACTCGCCACGCTCCTCTTTCGGATCAACGAAACCTGGCGAAGTGGATCTTAG
- a CDS encoding YggT family protein: protein MGLNGIIVELLELYVIVIVLYVVMTWFPVTNPGGPMDRLRFFLTRLSEPVLNPIRRLIPSVGGSSIRFDFAPLIVILVIELILIPIVSRI from the coding sequence ATGGGTCTTAACGGAATCATCGTCGAACTGCTGGAGCTCTACGTTATCGTCATTGTGCTCTACGTGGTGATGACGTGGTTCCCGGTTACGAATCCTGGCGGGCCTATGGATCGGTTAAGGTTTTTTCTGACACGGCTCTCGGAGCCTGTTTTGAATCCAATTCGTAGGCTAATTCCGTCGGTTGGTGGAAGCTCGATACGTTTCGACTTTGCGCCGTTGATAGTTATATTGGTGATCGAGTTGATTCTCATTCCGATAGTAAGCAGGATCTAG
- a CDS encoding cell division protein SepF — translation MPGLKRALAWLGITEDDEMDGEVTDLESTAPPSYERREQSPRVQVVSGGGSSVAEQLREDPQEHRAAVLRPFNPQPERAKIHLVLPTKYADVQEIGDRMKSDQPVIINLEGVDRDLRRRIIDFSSGLTYALGGKVKEISTSVYLLSPARVEVADEEMFRMRQRTVAKGVGLHGS, via the coding sequence ATGCCGGGATTGAAGCGTGCACTTGCATGGCTAGGGATTACTGAGGACGACGAGATGGATGGAGAGGTCACCGATCTTGAGTCGACTGCTCCACCCTCATATGAGCGACGCGAGCAGTCGCCGCGTGTTCAGGTGGTTTCAGGTGGAGGATCCAGCGTGGCTGAGCAGTTGCGAGAGGACCCTCAGGAGCATCGTGCTGCTGTCCTTCGTCCTTTCAATCCACAGCCGGAGCGGGCTAAGATCCACCTTGTCTTACCGACGAAGTACGCAGACGTGCAGGAGATCGGTGATCGTATGAAGTCTGATCAGCCGGTTATTATCAACCTCGAGGGTGTCGATCGGGACTTGAGGCGCCGAATCATCGATTTCTCTTCAGGTCTTACCTACGCACTAGGTGGTAAGGTGAAGGAGATAAGTACGAGTGTCTATCTCCTCTCGCCAGCTCGAGTTGAAGTGGCTGATGAAGAGATGTTTCGGATGCGCCAGCGTACAGTAGCGAAGGGAGTCGGCCTGCATGGGTCTTAA
- a CDS encoding alanine racemase: MPPYDDLKARLDHVWAEIRKSGGSDSIRIVAVTKTHPIEAVVAAAEAGLVDVGENYADELADKAVQADRLGLQVRWHYIGAIQSRRLRSICEHAAVIETVSRPRELEMMADFGYGGELLIQVAPPGHPEGRNGADASEIAGLLALSRDLGLNVVGLMGMAMPGSIESIRDYFETVFGLGTTLGLREYSMGMSADYQVAVAQGATMVRLGSVLFGARGQ; encoded by the coding sequence ATGCCGCCCTACGACGACCTCAAGGCACGTCTTGACCATGTATGGGCTGAGATACGCAAGAGTGGTGGGTCGGACTCTATACGTATCGTGGCGGTGACCAAGACGCATCCAATCGAGGCGGTAGTTGCGGCGGCCGAGGCGGGCTTGGTCGATGTCGGCGAGAACTATGCAGACGAGCTGGCAGACAAGGCCGTTCAGGCTGACCGTCTTGGACTTCAGGTTCGTTGGCACTACATAGGGGCGATTCAGAGTCGCAGACTTCGGTCGATATGCGAACACGCGGCAGTCATTGAGACCGTCTCCAGGCCGCGAGAGCTTGAGATGATGGCCGATTTCGGTTACGGTGGTGAGCTGCTAATCCAGGTGGCCCCCCCTGGACATCCAGAGGGACGTAATGGTGCCGACGCTAGTGAGATTGCAGGTCTGCTTGCGCTGAGCCGAGATCTGGGGCTGAACGTGGTCGGTTTAATGGGCATGGCAATGCCCGGCTCGATCGAGAGCATTCGAGATTATTTCGAGACGGTCTTTGGGCTTGGAACGACTTTGGGACTTCGGGAATATTCTATGGGAATGTCGGCCGATTACCAGGTGGCGGTCGCTCAGGGTGCTACTATGGTGCGGTTAGGTAGTGTTTTATTCGGTGCACGTGGTCAATAG
- a CDS encoding Gfo/Idh/MocA family protein: MTLPSAVSVQPTTSNVLRRARWADKVQVVETPGAPLSSDRTIIAVTSDAVTPGLLSAVHDGAKVIVILAAESGSELLNALPGYSAIDRSPTGEWMLTTNREIPVLARTPGEFATRTSLTTFTPPEDAATLMTVNIALKNYVVASQQPLGHGLLTVIGLDLVTLTTPRSWPERIMELLIAQTRGESTETLGVGIVGYGPYGGMGLYHGTAAEQTPGLRLVSAVDANPARISQAQQDFPGLVGYRTADELFGDSVTDIAIIATPPNTHFQLALAALEAGKHVVVEKPLCLTVDEADKLIDVAESNQRVLTVHHNRRWDQDYRTLVSLVEAGMIGEVFNIETSVGGFDHPCRAWHSDTDVSGGLAYDWGAHHIDWIHQLYGTAPERVFAFGHKRRWHEMTNLDQLRIHLQFSGGREATFFQSELDGFRRPKFYVQGTEGTIVGNYAPFEQPRVEPVTGYRVDRYHYAEAPVNLQVALYEGPGRLGLYQPELVSLDTFGFHRDLADNLLVGTPLAVQATQIREVVGVLELAHRSSDLGTLQTLTPR, translated from the coding sequence ATGACGCTTCCATCAGCAGTTTCAGTCCAACCAACAACATCTAATGTCCTGCGAAGAGCACGCTGGGCTGACAAGGTGCAGGTAGTAGAAACCCCAGGAGCGCCGCTCTCATCAGATCGCACCATCATAGCGGTCACCTCTGATGCAGTTACTCCAGGACTGCTCAGCGCTGTACACGATGGCGCAAAGGTTATAGTAATTCTGGCGGCTGAGAGCGGATCCGAGCTACTGAACGCTTTGCCAGGATACAGTGCGATAGATCGGTCGCCCACCGGTGAATGGATGCTCACCACTAATCGCGAGATCCCGGTCCTGGCGCGCACACCCGGTGAGTTTGCAACCCGCACCTCGCTGACGACATTTACGCCGCCCGAAGACGCAGCCACCCTCATGACGGTAAATATAGCCCTCAAGAACTATGTCGTAGCAAGCCAACAACCATTGGGTCATGGACTCCTGACGGTGATCGGACTCGACCTGGTAACCCTCACCACTCCTCGCTCGTGGCCGGAGAGGATCATGGAGCTCCTAATAGCTCAAACCAGAGGTGAATCCACCGAGACGCTAGGCGTGGGAATCGTCGGTTACGGCCCCTATGGAGGCATGGGCCTCTATCACGGTACGGCCGCCGAGCAGACACCTGGCCTCCGCCTAGTAAGCGCGGTGGATGCCAACCCTGCACGCATCTCACAGGCCCAACAAGACTTCCCTGGCCTCGTCGGCTATCGCACTGCAGACGAACTCTTTGGCGACTCGGTAACCGATATCGCGATAATAGCCACCCCACCCAACACCCATTTCCAACTCGCTCTTGCAGCTCTCGAAGCCGGTAAGCATGTGGTCGTCGAAAAACCATTGTGCCTCACCGTCGATGAAGCAGACAAATTGATTGACGTCGCCGAGAGTAACCAGAGGGTCTTAACCGTTCATCACAACCGACGTTGGGATCAGGACTACCGCACATTGGTGTCACTTGTCGAAGCTGGAATGATCGGAGAGGTCTTCAACATAGAGACCTCGGTCGGAGGTTTCGATCATCCTTGCAGGGCTTGGCACTCCGATACCGACGTGTCGGGGGGGCTCGCCTACGACTGGGGTGCACATCACATCGACTGGATTCACCAACTTTACGGCACTGCACCAGAGCGTGTTTTTGCCTTTGGCCATAAACGTCGCTGGCACGAAATGACAAATCTTGACCAGTTGCGCATCCATCTTCAGTTCAGTGGTGGACGCGAAGCGACCTTCTTCCAAAGCGAACTCGATGGCTTTCGCCGCCCCAAATTCTATGTACAGGGCACCGAGGGGACCATCGTCGGTAACTATGCACCCTTTGAACAGCCACGGGTTGAACCGGTAACCGGCTATCGGGTAGACCGCTACCACTATGCCGAGGCACCCGTAAACCTTCAGGTGGCGCTCTACGAGGGACCTGGTCGGCTCGGACTATATCAGCCCGAGTTGGTGTCACTAGACACTTTCGGATTCCACCGTGACCTAGCCGATAACCTACTCGTTGGTACACCACTCGCCGTGCAAGCGACGCAGATACGCGAGGTGGTAGGTGTGCTTGAGCTCGCACATCGCTCGAGCGATCTAGGTACACTTCAGACGCTGACACCACGGTGA
- a CDS encoding DivIVA domain-containing protein, translated as MEENAVDAQKIREVEFRERMRGYHQEDVDEFLEQVAKGVEVLETQLTQAREELARLKANPTVAVSTKSNDFSDDVIQRTLIVAQKAADQLRSDAESEAREIRAEAQRQAERILGEARTTSRLIEEDRRKNLLQELAQLEGEFNRRQEQLANIVTRDRAVRQKITDEIGGLLSLVRAADAPTTEALLAQTSTALDSSVGVEEAVGDDREFTRGTEADSADASEGYALSGESDLRGESDPRGDGGVSGEPRPVQEFVFGHDISAESTDDEPFMLWRQDD; from the coding sequence GTGGAGGAAAACGCAGTCGACGCTCAGAAAATTCGCGAGGTTGAGTTCCGCGAGCGAATGAGGGGATATCACCAAGAGGATGTTGATGAATTCCTCGAGCAAGTGGCAAAAGGTGTTGAGGTTCTCGAAACACAGTTGACACAGGCGCGCGAGGAGTTAGCACGGCTTAAGGCGAACCCTACAGTAGCAGTTTCAACCAAATCGAACGATTTTAGCGATGATGTGATACAGCGAACGTTGATTGTGGCACAAAAGGCTGCAGATCAACTCAGAAGTGATGCCGAAAGCGAAGCTCGAGAGATTCGAGCTGAGGCACAGCGACAGGCAGAACGCATCCTAGGCGAGGCGCGAACCACCTCCAGGCTGATTGAGGAGGATCGACGGAAGAACTTGTTGCAGGAGCTGGCCCAGCTTGAGGGAGAGTTCAATCGTCGCCAAGAGCAGTTGGCGAATATCGTCACCCGTGATAGGGCTGTCAGGCAGAAAATTACCGACGAGATAGGTGGGTTGTTGTCGTTGGTTCGGGCTGCTGATGCACCAACCACTGAGGCACTCCTTGCCCAGACGTCCACCGCTCTGGATTCGAGTGTTGGTGTAGAAGAAGCCGTCGGCGACGATCGGGAGTTCACCCGCGGCACGGAGGCGGATTCGGCCGACGCAAGCGAGGGGTATGCACTGAGTGGCGAGTCCGACTTGCGTGGCGAGTCCGACCCACGTGGTGATGGAGGAGTGAGTGGCGAGCCACGGCCAGTTCAGGAGTTTGTTTTTGGCCATGATATCAGTGCTGAGTCCACCGATGATGAACCCTTCATGCTATGGCGCCAAGATGATTAG
- a CDS encoding cell division protein FtsQ/DivIB: MTKELRKEPHRRVIPTMNTTKSGSKRSSKPRSARKVGSRSGRQVSVGRRRVVVVAFAVVVILTGAVWCYVGPVFRVRSILVLGGSMTQRASANDRLTEMLLHRHVWSINASRVQVAFANLPQLRGEVRLQALHIDWPSSVVVELSRVPLVGRLQQGYALTQAGFVAASNSPNVGSKFSVCPITTSTSSLRCQWHPHIGERLPAPLVAVLSALQQAEQQGSPISVYDVRKIGVVLRLSDSRECVLGTASQPRAQIRSCLGFSTPRAVLDVINPNSPAVLLNDRVG; the protein is encoded by the coding sequence ATGACCAAGGAGTTACGCAAGGAACCACACCGGCGTGTTATTCCGACGATGAATACGACAAAATCAGGGTCCAAGCGCTCATCTAAGCCGCGTAGCGCCCGGAAGGTCGGGTCTCGCTCAGGTCGTCAAGTTAGCGTCGGCCGTCGCCGTGTTGTGGTCGTGGCCTTCGCGGTGGTGGTGATATTGACCGGAGCCGTTTGGTGTTATGTTGGTCCTGTTTTTCGTGTCCGTTCGATCCTCGTTCTAGGTGGCAGCATGACGCAGCGGGCGAGCGCTAATGACCGGCTTACCGAAATGTTGTTACACCGTCATGTCTGGTCGATCAATGCCAGTCGGGTGCAAGTCGCATTTGCGAATCTGCCACAGCTCCGAGGCGAGGTTCGTCTGCAAGCGCTGCATATTGATTGGCCATCTTCGGTGGTGGTCGAGTTGTCTCGAGTGCCTTTGGTGGGCCGATTGCAGCAAGGCTATGCACTTACACAGGCTGGGTTTGTAGCTGCCTCTAATTCGCCGAATGTCGGATCCAAATTTTCGGTCTGCCCGATAACGACGAGCACCTCATCGCTTAGATGCCAGTGGCATCCACATATAGGAGAGAGGCTCCCTGCTCCGCTTGTTGCGGTTCTATCTGCACTCCAGCAAGCAGAGCAGCAGGGGTCACCGATCTCAGTGTATGACGTACGCAAGATTGGCGTTGTTCTTCGTCTCTCAGACTCTAGGGAGTGTGTCCTTGGGACTGCGAGCCAGCCTCGAGCCCAGATACGCTCCTGTCTAGGATTTTCTACGCCTAGAGCAGTTCTCGACGTGATAAACCCAAATAGTCCAGCGGTTCTCCTCAACGATCGTGTAGGCTAG
- the ftsZ gene encoding cell division protein FtsZ produces the protein MGGEVNDAQNYIAVIKVVGVGGGGGNAVNRMIEAGLKGVEFIAINTDAQALLMSDADIRLDIGRQLTRGLGAGSNPDIGRSAAQEHKDEIQEALTGADMVFITAGEGGGTGTGGAPVVAEIARGIGALTIGVVTRPFGFEGKRRATQADEGIERLREHVDTLIVIPNDRLLTIANEKTSMIAAFRMADDILLSGVKGITDLITTPGVINTDFADVRAIMASAGTAIMGIGIASGENRATTAARNAITSPLFETSIDGAQGILLNVAGGTDLGIFELNEAANIIQNAASSDALIIVGSVIDEAMEDEVKVTVIAAGFDVWGEGTPNLRVTPPAVSQPANDDLDFGVPGVQSEPRVAEVDPDPEDPDDGDVPFFLR, from the coding sequence GTGGGAGGCGAAGTGAACGACGCGCAGAATTACATCGCCGTTATCAAGGTCGTTGGTGTCGGCGGTGGTGGTGGCAACGCAGTTAATCGAATGATCGAGGCTGGTCTGAAGGGCGTTGAGTTTATCGCCATCAACACCGATGCTCAGGCTTTACTGATGAGTGATGCCGACATTCGTCTAGATATTGGGCGCCAGCTCACCCGCGGTCTTGGTGCGGGTTCTAACCCCGATATTGGCCGTTCAGCCGCCCAAGAGCACAAGGATGAGATTCAAGAAGCGCTTACCGGTGCGGATATGGTTTTTATAACCGCTGGCGAAGGTGGGGGAACTGGGACGGGCGGAGCGCCGGTCGTCGCGGAGATCGCTAGAGGAATCGGTGCTCTTACCATTGGTGTGGTCACACGCCCATTTGGGTTCGAAGGCAAGCGCCGCGCTACACAGGCGGATGAGGGTATCGAGCGCTTGCGCGAGCATGTCGACACCTTGATCGTCATTCCAAATGATAGGTTGCTCACAATCGCCAACGAGAAGACATCTATGATTGCTGCTTTTCGTATGGCTGATGACATTTTACTCTCTGGCGTAAAGGGTATCACTGATCTCATAACCACGCCGGGTGTCATAAACACTGACTTCGCAGATGTGCGAGCGATCATGGCCTCGGCGGGTACAGCCATCATGGGTATTGGGATCGCTAGTGGCGAAAACCGAGCAACCACTGCCGCTCGGAACGCGATCACCTCGCCGTTGTTTGAGACCTCTATTGATGGAGCCCAGGGCATTCTGCTCAATGTTGCCGGTGGTACCGATCTTGGTATCTTCGAACTCAATGAGGCGGCAAATATCATTCAAAATGCTGCTTCCAGCGATGCACTTATTATCGTGGGAAGTGTCATCGACGAGGCTATGGAGGATGAGGTCAAGGTGACCGTCATCGCGGCAGGCTTTGATGTTTGGGGTGAGGGCACGCCCAACCTCAGGGTAACGCCTCCAGCTGTCTCACAACCGGCTAATGATGACCTTGATTTTGGTGTTCCGGGCGTGCAGTCTGAACCTAGAGTCGCTGAGGTCGATCCGGATCCAGAGGATCCAGATGATGGCGACGTACCCTTCTTTCTCCGCTGA
- a CDS encoding polyphenol oxidase family protein, translated as MVFTDRLDETSQAAEIVKSGEPVVAVKQVHSATVVSIDEGKYGPEPVEADGIYLPAGRSEIASIATADCLPLVIANRNGDAVALHVGWRGLTAGVVDAGLARLGGDGLVAVIGPHIRSCCYQFLGPERYVVARHFGDESFVGENLSLESALSGLLARQQVRDVISVGQCTFCNDAYYSYRRDGTHKRQLTLVGAGRS; from the coding sequence GTGGTTTTCACCGATCGGCTAGACGAGACCTCCCAAGCTGCAGAGATCGTGAAAAGCGGGGAGCCGGTGGTGGCGGTCAAGCAGGTGCACAGTGCAACGGTTGTATCTATCGACGAGGGTAAATATGGGCCCGAACCCGTAGAGGCCGACGGGATATACCTACCAGCCGGACGTTCGGAGATCGCTAGTATCGCGACTGCTGATTGTCTGCCTCTCGTTATTGCCAACCGTAACGGCGATGCAGTTGCCCTACACGTAGGCTGGAGAGGACTTACAGCCGGTGTAGTCGACGCTGGGCTGGCACGTCTTGGCGGTGATGGGCTCGTAGCTGTTATCGGTCCGCATATCAGATCGTGTTGTTATCAATTTCTCGGACCTGAACGATATGTAGTGGCTCGACACTTCGGTGATGAGAGCTTTGTTGGCGAAAATCTATCGCTCGAGTCTGCACTATCAGGTCTGCTTGCACGACAGCAAGTGCGCGACGTTATCTCGGTTGGACAGTGCACCTTCTGTAACGACGCTTACTATTCATATCGCCGAGATGGTACCCACAAGCGCCAGCTGACGCTAGTGGGTGCAGGTCGCTCCTGA
- the murC gene encoding UDP-N-acetylmuramate--L-alanine ligase — protein MSLLEHVDQVHVVGIGGAGMSALASLLLEAGYRVTGSDLKESAVMERLRLLGADVFLGHDGAHIQGAQLVAYSSAIAPTNVELVASRSHGVPTVSRAELLVALTDGREVIAISGTHGKTTTTSMIGLSLAQAGYNPSYVIGAELNEAGASGHYGASELMVVEADESDGTFLKLKPALSVLTNVEPDHLDFYGDFDHLQQAFAQFALGSRLPPVLCIEDPFLARLATQMECRSYGFSESAMFQIKNVSMSPMGSGFELFEHRKRLGSVELSVLGLHNILNATAAIAAIGAFGVSLDEIAPSLSRYLGVARRFQHRRILDSVRIIDDYAHLPSELVSTIAAARQLGARRVVAVFQPHRYSRTLAIAEELGEALTGADVAIITDVYAAGEEPIPGVSGEAVYAAARRVLGDRAYYCASRHELAQMVRALLEDDDVCLTLGAGDITMLDTELADAW, from the coding sequence ATGAGTTTGCTCGAGCACGTCGACCAGGTGCATGTCGTTGGAATCGGTGGTGCTGGCATGAGTGCGCTCGCCTCATTACTGCTAGAGGCTGGCTATCGGGTTACCGGCTCTGACTTGAAGGAGTCGGCAGTAATGGAGCGTCTTCGCCTCCTCGGTGCCGATGTGTTCCTGGGCCATGATGGGGCCCATATCCAAGGGGCTCAGCTGGTCGCTTACTCAAGCGCGATAGCTCCGACCAACGTAGAGCTCGTCGCTAGTCGTTCCCATGGCGTTCCCACTGTGTCGAGAGCGGAGCTTTTGGTGGCGCTTACCGATGGGCGTGAGGTCATCGCTATCTCTGGGACTCATGGGAAGACCACGACCACGTCGATGATCGGTCTTTCACTCGCTCAAGCCGGCTACAACCCAAGTTACGTCATAGGTGCTGAGTTGAATGAGGCTGGAGCGTCAGGTCACTACGGGGCGTCTGAGCTCATGGTGGTCGAGGCCGACGAGAGCGATGGCACCTTCTTGAAGCTCAAACCCGCCCTAAGCGTTCTCACCAATGTCGAGCCTGATCACCTAGATTTCTATGGCGATTTCGATCACCTTCAACAGGCTTTCGCCCAGTTCGCTCTGGGCTCGCGTCTTCCTCCGGTGCTCTGTATAGAGGATCCATTTTTGGCTCGACTTGCGACTCAGATGGAGTGCCGAAGCTATGGATTTTCAGAGTCTGCTATGTTTCAAATCAAGAATGTCTCGATGTCTCCTATGGGTTCTGGGTTTGAGTTGTTCGAGCACCGAAAGAGACTTGGAAGTGTTGAACTCTCCGTGCTCGGCCTGCACAACATTTTGAACGCCACCGCAGCAATCGCTGCTATTGGTGCTTTTGGTGTCTCTCTCGACGAGATCGCGCCATCGCTTAGCCGTTATTTGGGGGTTGCGCGTCGGTTCCAACATAGGAGGATTCTTGATTCGGTGAGGATCATCGATGACTATGCCCATCTACCGAGCGAGCTGGTATCGACTATCGCTGCTGCCCGACAGCTTGGTGCTCGTCGGGTGGTGGCAGTCTTCCAACCCCACCGATACTCGAGGACGCTCGCGATTGCAGAGGAGCTTGGTGAGGCGCTCACCGGGGCGGACGTTGCGATTATCACCGATGTCTATGCCGCGGGCGAGGAGCCTATCCCTGGCGTAAGTGGAGAGGCGGTCTACGCTGCAGCGCGGCGTGTTCTCGGTGATCGTGCGTATTACTGTGCCTCGCGTCATGAGTTAGCTCAGATGGTGCGTGCGCTCCTAGAGGACGATGATGTCTGTCTAACCCTTGGAGCTGGTGATATCACCATGCTCGACACGGAGTTAGCGGATGCGTGGTGA